In a genomic window of Candidatus Baltobacteraceae bacterium:
- a CDS encoding HAD-IA family hydrolase — MRDLHCVLFDLDDTLHDDTLAYKSAAEEVAREVAAEHGIDALALKTAYVAEAEGFWKQLSSDQLATRLASLRATLWSNALGTVGLTDRDLASRSASNYNRYRKKYLALFPGARDLLLALRARGTKLGLVTNGFAETHREKIALLQIGELFDAIFIADEVGMLKPDPLLFAHACTKLACAPSHSAMVGDRYERDIRGARDAGLFTVWMNVHGETVPAGAPPPDVTVETVGQVAAVLLGEPA; from the coding sequence ATGCGCGATCTACACTGCGTCCTGTTTGATTTGGACGACACGCTCCACGACGACACGCTCGCCTACAAGAGCGCCGCGGAAGAAGTGGCGCGGGAGGTTGCGGCGGAGCACGGTATCGATGCGCTCGCTCTCAAGACCGCCTACGTGGCCGAGGCCGAGGGATTCTGGAAGCAGCTCTCGAGCGACCAGCTTGCGACGCGGCTCGCGAGCCTGCGGGCGACGCTGTGGTCGAACGCGCTAGGCACCGTCGGCCTCACCGATCGCGATCTCGCGAGCCGGAGCGCCTCGAATTACAATCGCTACCGCAAAAAGTATCTCGCCCTTTTTCCGGGCGCGCGCGATCTGCTGCTCGCGCTGCGCGCGCGCGGCACGAAACTCGGGCTCGTTACCAATGGGTTTGCCGAGACGCATCGCGAGAAGATCGCGCTTTTGCAAATCGGCGAACTCTTCGATGCGATCTTTATCGCCGACGAGGTCGGGATGCTCAAGCCCGATCCGCTGCTCTTCGCCCACGCGTGCACCAAACTCGCGTGCGCGCCCTCGCACAGCGCGATGGTCGGCGACCGTTACGAACGCGATATTCGCGGGGCCCGCGATGCCGGGCTTTTCACGGTGTGGATGAACGTGCACGGCGAGACGGTGCCCGCGGGCGCGCCGCCGCCGGACGTTACCGTCGAGACCGTCGGCCAGGTTGCGGCCGTTCTGCTCGGCGAACCCGCGTAG
- the uvrA gene encoding excinuclease ABC subunit UvrA: MSLDSIVIKGAREHNLKNVDLVLPRNALIVVTGLSGSGKSSLAFDTIYAEGQRRYVESLSSYARQFLGQMEKPDVDYIEGLSPAISIDQKSTSRNPRSTVGTVTEIYDYLRLLYARIGIPHCYNCGREISSQSSEQIVDSIMELAEGARVQVLAPLVRGRKGEYAKLFEEIGKEGFSRVRVDGEQKELREKIVLDKKRKHTIEVIVDRLVMKPDVRKRLTDSVETTLRLSTGIVTVLVEEKTGSRELTFSEAFACVHCGLSFEELAPRLFSFNSPYGACPGCTGLGEKIEIDPWKVIPDRDKSIDDGAIVPWSKSLGGGRFPSMNPYYLQQLERVLRTHRVKLSTPVEKMSDDVLDVILYGTEREQNFAYQSRSGKVWEYRTTFEGVVNNLQRRYAETSSDYVKEDIEKYMSASVCPQCKGARLKPEALAVTVNGRNIHDVTQMSIENSERFFSEFAPTEREEQIANQVLKEIRGRLGFLTNVGLNYLTLGRSATTLSGGESQRIRLATQIGSSLVGVLYILDEPSIGLHQRDNDRLLATLRTLRDLGNTLIVVEHDEDTIRTADVVVDIGPGAGAEGGHILTNGSIEEVLAHPESETGAYLSGRKFIPIPKKRRAARAALKVKNAKANNLRGLDVDFPIGVFTCVTGVSGSGKSTLVNQVLVKALNQHLHGHTAGGTYGTVKGAEELDKLVVIDQSPIGRTPRSNPATYTGAFDQIRELFSLVPEAKLRGYTPGRFSFNVKGGRCEACQGDGIIQIEMHFLPDVYVPCEVCKGKRYNAQTLEVKFKGKAISDILEMRVDEASEFFSTIARIHNRLKTICEVGLGYIKMGQPATTLSGGEAQRVKLATELSRRSTGRTFYVLDEPTTGLHFADIHKLLEVLQRLVETGNTVLVIEHNLDVIKTADHLIDLGPEGGDRGGTIVGIGTPEELARNARSFTGAYLAPVLLDQRAVGHHRPDAKALEAMESENMRVLDDLAKGGRVPVEA, translated from the coding sequence ATGTCTCTCGATTCGATCGTTATCAAAGGCGCGCGCGAGCACAACCTCAAGAACGTGGACCTCGTGCTTCCGCGCAACGCGCTCATCGTCGTCACCGGCCTCAGCGGTTCGGGCAAGTCCTCGCTTGCCTTCGATACGATCTATGCCGAGGGGCAGCGCCGCTACGTCGAGTCGCTCTCGTCGTACGCGCGGCAGTTTCTCGGACAGATGGAGAAGCCGGACGTCGATTACATCGAGGGTCTCTCGCCCGCGATCTCGATCGATCAAAAATCGACCTCGCGCAATCCGCGTTCGACGGTCGGCACGGTGACCGAGATCTACGACTATCTGCGACTGCTCTACGCGCGCATCGGCATTCCCCATTGCTACAATTGCGGCCGCGAGATCAGCTCGCAATCGAGCGAACAGATCGTCGACTCGATCATGGAACTCGCCGAGGGCGCGCGCGTTCAAGTGCTGGCGCCGCTCGTCCGCGGGCGTAAGGGCGAGTACGCGAAGCTCTTTGAAGAGATCGGAAAAGAGGGCTTCTCGCGCGTCCGCGTCGACGGCGAGCAAAAGGAACTGCGCGAGAAGATCGTGCTCGACAAGAAGCGCAAGCATACGATCGAAGTGATCGTCGACCGGTTGGTCATGAAACCCGACGTGCGCAAGCGCTTGACCGATTCGGTCGAAACGACGCTGCGTCTCTCGACTGGAATCGTGACGGTTCTGGTCGAGGAGAAGACCGGCTCGCGCGAACTGACTTTCAGCGAGGCGTTCGCCTGCGTTCACTGCGGGCTCTCGTTTGAGGAGTTGGCCCCGCGGCTTTTCTCGTTCAACTCGCCGTACGGCGCCTGCCCCGGATGCACGGGTCTGGGTGAGAAGATCGAGATCGACCCGTGGAAGGTCATTCCCGATCGCGACAAGTCGATCGACGACGGCGCGATCGTTCCCTGGAGCAAGTCGCTGGGCGGCGGCCGCTTCCCGTCGATGAACCCGTACTATCTCCAGCAGCTCGAACGCGTACTGCGAACGCATCGCGTGAAGTTGAGCACGCCCGTCGAGAAGATGTCCGACGACGTGCTCGACGTCATTCTCTACGGAACCGAGCGCGAGCAGAACTTCGCCTACCAATCGCGCAGCGGCAAGGTGTGGGAGTATCGCACGACGTTCGAAGGCGTGGTCAACAATCTGCAGCGCCGCTACGCCGAGACCAGCTCCGACTACGTCAAAGAAGATATCGAGAAGTACATGTCGGCCTCGGTCTGCCCGCAGTGCAAGGGGGCGCGGCTCAAACCCGAGGCGCTCGCCGTAACGGTGAACGGCCGCAACATTCACGACGTCACCCAGATGTCGATCGAGAACTCCGAGCGTTTCTTTAGCGAGTTCGCGCCCACGGAGCGCGAAGAACAGATCGCAAACCAAGTGCTTAAAGAAATTCGCGGGCGGCTCGGGTTTCTCACCAACGTGGGCTTGAACTATTTGACGCTCGGGCGTTCGGCGACGACGCTCTCGGGCGGTGAATCGCAGCGCATTCGGCTCGCGACGCAGATCGGCAGTTCGCTCGTGGGCGTTCTCTATATTCTCGACGAGCCGTCGATCGGGCTGCACCAGCGCGACAACGATCGGCTGCTCGCAACGCTGCGCACGCTGCGCGATCTCGGCAACACGCTCATCGTCGTGGAACACGACGAGGATACGATTCGCACGGCCGACGTCGTCGTCGATATCGGCCCCGGGGCGGGCGCCGAAGGCGGCCATATCCTCACCAACGGCAGCATCGAGGAAGTGCTCGCGCACCCCGAGTCCGAGACGGGCGCCTATCTCTCGGGGCGCAAGTTCATACCGATCCCGAAGAAACGCCGCGCCGCGCGCGCGGCGCTCAAAGTAAAGAACGCGAAGGCGAACAACCTGCGCGGCCTCGACGTCGATTTTCCCATCGGCGTCTTTACGTGCGTGACCGGCGTGAGCGGCAGCGGCAAATCGACGCTCGTCAATCAAGTGCTGGTCAAGGCGCTCAACCAGCACTTGCACGGGCACACCGCCGGCGGTACGTACGGTACGGTTAAGGGCGCGGAGGAACTCGACAAACTCGTGGTGATCGATCAATCGCCGATCGGGCGAACGCCGCGCAGCAATCCGGCGACCTACACCGGCGCCTTCGATCAGATTCGCGAACTATTCTCGCTCGTTCCGGAAGCGAAACTGCGCGGTTACACGCCGGGCCGGTTCTCGTTCAACGTCAAGGGCGGCCGCTGCGAGGCCTGTCAAGGCGACGGCATCATTCAGATCGAGATGCACTTTCTGCCCGACGTCTACGTTCCGTGCGAGGTCTGCAAGGGCAAGCGCTATAACGCGCAGACGCTCGAAGTGAAATTCAAGGGTAAGGCGATCTCCGATATTCTCGAGATGCGCGTGGATGAAGCGAGCGAGTTCTTCTCAACGATTGCACGTATCCATAACAGGCTTAAGACGATCTGCGAAGTCGGACTCGGTTATATCAAGATGGGGCAGCCGGCGACGACGCTCTCGGGCGGCGAAGCGCAGCGCGTAAAACTCGCGACCGAACTCTCGCGCCGCTCGACCGGGCGCACGTTCTACGTGCTCGACGAGCCGACCACCGGACTGCATTTCGCCGACATTCACAAACTGCTCGAAGTGTTGCAGCGACTCGTCGAGACGGGAAACACCGTGCTCGTGATCGAGCACAACCTCGACGTGATCAAGACCGCCGATCACCTGATCGATCTCGGCCCCGAGGGCGGCGACCGCGGCGGCACGATCGTCGGCATCGGCACGCCCGAAGAACTCGCCCGCAACGCGCGCTCGTTCACCGGCGCCTACCTTGCGCCCGTGCTGCTCGATCAGCGGGCCGTCGGCCACCACCGCCCCGACGCGAAGGCGCTCGAAGCGATGGAGAGCGAGAATATGCGCGTCCTCGACGACCTCGCCAAGGGTGGCCGCGTCCCCGTCGAAGCCTAA
- a CDS encoding VOC family protein has product MSKFSVAMLVCSNLERSRDFYRDVLGLKIKTDAVPHWVDFELGDGASLGLHAKSELLSVRPGSLQLGFSVDNVDSFVSDCAQLGVPVFQDPYDESFGRVAIVGDPDGYPVQLVSPSRRKQR; this is encoded by the coding sequence GTGTCTAAATTTTCCGTGGCGATGCTCGTTTGTTCGAATCTCGAACGCTCGCGCGATTTTTATCGCGACGTGCTGGGCCTCAAGATCAAGACCGATGCCGTTCCGCATTGGGTGGACTTTGAATTGGGCGACGGTGCTTCGCTCGGACTGCATGCGAAGAGCGAGTTGCTCTCGGTGCGCCCGGGTTCGCTGCAGCTCGGATTCTCGGTCGATAACGTCGACTCGTTCGTATCCGATTGCGCGCAGTTGGGCGTCCCCGTTTTTCAGGATCCCTACGACGAATCGTTCGGGCGCGTCGCGATCGTCGGCGATCCCGACGGCTATCCCGTTCAACTCGTGAGTCCGTCCAGAAGGAAACAACGCTGA
- the ligA gene encoding NAD-dependent DNA ligase LigA, with translation MSKAASRVAELRERLEDASYHYHVLDEPEISDAEYDALLRELIDLETAHPDLRAPDSPSQRIGMPASAKFAPYEHHRQMLSLANAFDPGELRAFDDRVAKLAGTPASYVAELKIDGLATSLYYENGSFVRGGTRGDGRVGEDVTSNLRAVRAIPLRLRGAETPAVIEARGEVYLKKSDFQRLNAGRERAGLALFANPRNTAAGGIRQLDPTLAAERSLSFFAYSIGQLESGAPVATQWEALGYLKSLGFPVNPHIERCASIDEVIAYCAAWEAKRDELDYEIDGVVVKVDDLATQERLGSIAKDPRWAIAFKFKPREARTKLLDIAITVGRTGTLNPSAVLEPVQIGGVTVRNATLHNAEYIASNDIRIGDTVVVTRAGDVIPRVVGPILAERKGRLRPFAMPVSCPVCGSAVDHPEGEAMSRCTNAACPAQVLERVRHFASRGAMDIEGVGDVLAAQLTELGLVRDIADLYALDSERLECVPRMGAKSAANVLRNVEESKRRGLARLLAGLGIRFVGAQTAQILAADFGSIDALAAASEDELRRSEGIGPEVAGSVSLFFQQDANRAMIERLRAAGLDMTAPKRERAPDGPLIGKTFVLTGTLAGMTREEAAEQIVAAGGRVTSSVSKKTDYVVAGDDPGSKFTKAQQLNIPILDEPALRALLSS, from the coding sequence CTGAGCAAAGCGGCTTCCCGCGTGGCCGAGTTGCGCGAGCGGCTCGAGGACGCGAGTTACCACTACCACGTTCTCGACGAACCCGAAATATCCGACGCCGAGTACGACGCGCTGCTGCGCGAACTGATCGACCTCGAGACGGCCCATCCCGACCTGCGCGCGCCGGATTCACCCTCGCAACGCATCGGGATGCCGGCTTCCGCGAAGTTCGCGCCGTACGAACATCACCGCCAGATGCTGAGCCTCGCAAACGCATTCGATCCCGGCGAATTGCGCGCGTTCGACGACCGGGTCGCCAAACTCGCGGGGACCCCGGCGAGCTACGTCGCGGAGTTGAAGATCGACGGCCTGGCGACGTCGCTATACTACGAGAATGGATCGTTCGTACGCGGCGGCACGCGCGGCGACGGCCGGGTCGGAGAAGACGTAACGAGCAATCTGCGCGCCGTGCGAGCGATTCCGTTGCGCCTGCGCGGCGCGGAAACGCCGGCCGTGATCGAGGCGCGGGGCGAAGTGTATTTGAAGAAAAGCGATTTCCAACGCCTCAACGCAGGGCGCGAGCGTGCCGGTCTCGCCCTCTTCGCCAATCCGCGCAATACGGCCGCCGGCGGTATCCGTCAGCTCGACCCGACGCTCGCGGCCGAACGTTCGCTGTCGTTCTTCGCCTACTCGATCGGTCAACTGGAGAGCGGCGCCCCGGTCGCGACCCAATGGGAGGCACTCGGCTATCTCAAGTCGCTCGGCTTTCCGGTCAACCCCCACATCGAACGCTGCGCGAGCATCGACGAGGTGATCGCGTATTGCGCGGCGTGGGAGGCGAAGCGCGACGAACTCGACTACGAGATCGACGGCGTCGTCGTAAAGGTCGACGATCTCGCGACGCAAGAGCGCCTCGGTTCGATCGCTAAGGATCCGCGCTGGGCGATCGCCTTCAAATTCAAACCGCGCGAAGCGCGCACGAAACTGCTCGATATCGCGATCACCGTCGGCCGCACCGGAACGCTCAATCCGAGCGCGGTGCTCGAACCCGTGCAGATCGGTGGCGTCACCGTTCGCAACGCCACGCTTCACAACGCGGAATATATTGCGAGCAACGACATTCGCATCGGCGACACCGTCGTAGTAACGCGCGCCGGCGACGTGATTCCGCGCGTCGTCGGGCCGATTCTGGCGGAGCGTAAAGGGAGGCTGCGCCCGTTCGCGATGCCCGTCAGTTGCCCGGTCTGCGGTTCGGCCGTCGACCATCCCGAGGGCGAGGCGATGTCGCGCTGCACGAACGCGGCGTGTCCCGCGCAAGTGCTCGAACGGGTCCGTCATTTTGCATCGCGGGGCGCGATGGATATCGAGGGCGTCGGCGACGTTCTCGCGGCGCAGCTGACCGAACTCGGGCTGGTGCGCGATATCGCCGATCTCTACGCGCTCGATAGCGAACGGCTCGAGTGCGTTCCGCGGATGGGCGCGAAGAGCGCGGCGAACGTGTTGCGCAACGTTGAGGAGTCGAAGCGGCGCGGGCTCGCGCGGCTGCTGGCGGGGCTCGGCATTCGATTCGTCGGCGCACAGACCGCGCAGATTCTCGCGGCCGATTTCGGTTCGATCGATGCGCTCGCCGCCGCGAGCGAAGACGAACTGCGTCGAAGCGAAGGGATCGGCCCCGAGGTGGCCGGCAGCGTGAGCCTGTTTTTCCAACAAGACGCCAACCGCGCCATGATCGAACGCCTGCGCGCCGCCGGCCTCGATATGACCGCACCCAAACGCGAGCGCGCCCCCGACGGCCCGCTCATCGGCAAAACCTTCGTACTGACCGGAACGCTCGCCGGCATGACGCGCGAAGAGGCCGCCGAGCAGATCGTTGCGGCGGGCGGAAGAGTCACGAGTTCCGTCAGCAAAAAAACCGATTACGTCGTAGCCGGCGACGATCCCGGCAGCAAATTCACCAAAGCGCAACAACTCAACATCCCAATCCTCGACGAACCCGCCCTCCGCGCCCTCTTGTCATCCTGA